From one Pedobacter faecalis genomic stretch:
- a CDS encoding aminopeptidase C, producing the protein MTTNFMKSAWVGAALLLATGSGFAQDNLVNSLKNNQSEASKNSFTFTPVVSTEATSVKNQKSSGTCWSYSTNSFLESEMIRMGKKPVDLADLFTARNAYIEKGMNYVRMHGALTLGDGGACHDVINMFAKYGALPQEVYNGNDYGSPGSSDRMNKLTKAILEKAVNAPDGKFDATWKARYIRTIDSCMGAVPEKFTFEGKEYTPQTFAKEVVGINPADYVELSSFNTSPYYTKAVLMVPDNWSFDQVYNVPMDDITKIIDNALKGGFTVAWATDVSEKYFSWKNGIAFVPEKEFENMSGEEQRNLFNGPKPEREITVEMRQEAFDNYKTTDDHGMQITGIAKDQNGKEYYVVKNSWGATNDYKGYLYVTKNFVKYKTTAFLLHKKGIPADIKKKLSI; encoded by the coding sequence ATGACTACAAACTTTATGAAATCTGCCTGGGTAGGCGCAGCATTGCTGTTGGCCACCGGTTCGGGCTTTGCGCAAGACAACCTGGTAAATTCGCTTAAAAACAACCAAAGCGAGGCCAGCAAGAACAGTTTTACTTTTACACCGGTGGTGAGCACAGAAGCTACTTCGGTAAAGAACCAGAAATCATCAGGTACCTGCTGGAGCTACAGCACCAACTCTTTCCTGGAATCGGAAATGATCCGTATGGGTAAAAAGCCTGTGGATCTGGCCGACTTGTTTACCGCAAGAAACGCCTACATCGAAAAAGGGATGAATTATGTACGTATGCACGGCGCGCTTACTTTGGGCGACGGCGGTGCTTGTCACGACGTAATCAACATGTTTGCTAAATATGGTGCATTGCCACAGGAAGTATATAATGGTAATGATTATGGCAGCCCTGGCTCGTCCGACCGTATGAACAAGCTGACCAAGGCGATCCTTGAAAAGGCGGTTAACGCACCTGACGGTAAGTTTGACGCCACCTGGAAAGCAAGATATATCCGCACCATCGATTCTTGCATGGGTGCAGTTCCTGAGAAATTCACTTTTGAAGGTAAGGAGTATACGCCGCAGACTTTTGCGAAAGAGGTGGTAGGCATCAATCCGGCCGACTATGTGGAGCTTTCTTCTTTCAATACCTCGCCGTATTACACCAAGGCTGTTCTGATGGTTCCGGACAACTGGTCGTTCGATCAGGTATATAATGTGCCTATGGATGATATCACCAAAATCATAGATAACGCACTGAAAGGCGGATTCACCGTGGCATGGGCTACAGACGTGAGTGAAAAATATTTCAGCTGGAAGAACGGTATCGCTTTCGTTCCTGAAAAGGAATTTGAAAACATGAGCGGCGAAGAGCAGAGAAACCTGTTTAACGGACCAAAACCTGAAAGGGAAATTACCGTGGAAATGCGTCAGGAAGCTTTCGATAACTATAAGACGACCGACGACCATGGTATGCAGATTACCGGTATTGCGAAAGATCAGAACGGTAAAGAGTACTACGTGGTGAAAAACTCATGGGGCGCTACAAACGACTATAAGGGTTATTTGTACGTTACCAAGAACTTCGTAAAGTATAAGACCACTGCGTTTCTACTGCATAAAAAAGGTATCCCTGCTGATATCAAAAAGAAACTAAGCATTTAA
- a CDS encoding dienelactone hydrolase family protein, translating to MMSFRIYTLPCLCVAIVMLFLLSPISLHAQLKKREAEQFATAELEKQKALQKAHLASVWQQKVARNGEYTLKFQYRVLGEKPADGRSLYISMHGGGGTTAAANDQQWKNQIGLYTPKEGIYLAPRAPTDTWNLWHQEHIDTLFTEVIKAAMLMEDVNPNKIYITGYSAGGDGTFQLAPRLAPYWAAAAMMAGHPGDAAAINLRNLPFAIYMGGKDAAYKRNELAAVWGKKLDSLAAANPGDFVHEVQIYPDMPHWMNRKDTVAMPWLASFRRKALPSRVSWQQDDVLRDQFYWLGAPRGKGQAGALATVSVSGNTVQIEHNTHPALLIYLNDELLNLDKKVKVTYQGKTLFNKRVKRDKKVITQTAAALDPDRVFSAVLLVENGQVRQW from the coding sequence ATGATGTCTTTCCGTATTTACACCTTGCCGTGCCTGTGCGTGGCCATAGTGATGTTGTTTTTGCTGTCTCCGATAAGCCTGCACGCCCAACTTAAAAAAAGAGAGGCGGAGCAGTTCGCCACGGCGGAACTGGAGAAGCAAAAGGCGCTTCAGAAGGCGCATCTGGCATCTGTGTGGCAACAGAAGGTGGCACGCAATGGTGAATATACCCTTAAGTTTCAGTACCGGGTATTGGGCGAGAAGCCTGCGGATGGGCGGAGCCTTTACATCTCCATGCATGGGGGCGGGGGCACAACCGCTGCGGCCAATGATCAGCAGTGGAAGAATCAAATTGGGCTGTATACCCCGAAAGAGGGTATCTATCTGGCACCAAGGGCACCTACAGATACCTGGAACCTGTGGCATCAGGAGCATATCGACACCCTGTTTACGGAAGTGATTAAGGCGGCGATGCTGATGGAGGACGTAAATCCGAATAAGATATATATTACGGGTTATTCGGCGGGGGGCGACGGCACTTTTCAGCTTGCCCCTCGCTTAGCGCCCTACTGGGCTGCTGCAGCCATGATGGCGGGTCACCCCGGCGATGCGGCGGCCATTAATCTCCGCAACCTTCCTTTTGCCATCTACATGGGTGGTAAAGACGCGGCTTACAAGCGTAATGAGCTGGCCGCGGTATGGGGCAAAAAACTGGATAGCCTGGCTGCGGCCAATCCGGGAGATTTTGTCCATGAGGTGCAGATTTATCCGGATATGCCGCATTGGATGAACAGAAAGGATACAGTTGCCATGCCATGGCTGGCTTCTTTCCGCAGAAAAGCTTTGCCTTCGCGGGTGTCCTGGCAGCAGGATGATGTGCTTCGCGATCAGTTTTACTGGCTGGGCGCACCGCGCGGAAAGGGACAGGCCGGCGCTCTGGCTACGGTTTCTGTTTCGGGGAATACGGTACAGATCGAACACAATACACACCCGGCTTTGCTGATCTACCTGAACGATGAACTGCTAAACCTCGATAAAAAGGTGAAAGTGACATATCAGGGAAAAACGCTGTTCAACAAGCGGGTAAAGCGCGATAAAAAGGTCATAACGCAGACGGCAGCAGCATTAGACCCCGACCGGGTGTTTTCTGCGGTGCTGCTGGTAGAGAATGGTCAAGTGCGACAGTGGTAA